In a genomic window of Quercus lobata isolate SW786 chromosome 4, ValleyOak3.0 Primary Assembly, whole genome shotgun sequence:
- the LOC115984736 gene encoding uncharacterized protein LOC115984736: MLDGNVRELELEIVAPKIHSLEILGNFEKIKCRIKDVSALVEAKLDFDMRKCHYWEDEGYKEYYEEYYEEEEGYKEYQDIVRDILESVHHVKKLTVGNWCLMIVSIMSVEHMPSPLSKCQCLTIVTSMEKWSLPGIGILLRSSPYVETLNIDFPSSLPHTPLEFLVSRYDEVDHWKSKEIYFKFLLRCLKSIKIKFFHFEGNYTKEFIFLVQFLLKKAKVLKKMVIIDALPTQNPTPDILLKFLSVAQKLLSFPRSSPHAIVMFPYP, from the exons ATGTTGGACGGTAATGTCCGTGAGTTGGAATTGGAAATTGTGGCTCCAAAGATCCATTCTTTGGAAATTCTGGGGAATTTTGAAAAGATTAAGTGTCGGATAAAGGATGTGTCGGCATTGGTTGAGGCTAAACTCGATTTTGACATGCGGAAGTGTCATTATTGGGAGGATGAAGGTTATAAGGAGTATTATGAGGAGTATTATGAGGAGGAGGAAGGTTATAAGGAGTACCAAGACATTGTGAGAGACATTCTTGAGAGTGTGCATCATGTCAAGAAACTCACTGTTGGCAATTGGTGTCTCATG ATTGTATCTATAATGTCAGTGGAACATATGCCTTCTCCATTATCAAAGTGCCAATGTTTAACAATTGTAACAAGCATGGAAAAATGGAGCCTTCCTGGCATTGGCATCCTACTTCGAAGTTCGCCTTACGTGGAGACATTGAATATTGACTTCCCATCCTCCCTCCCCCATACGCCGTTAGAG tTTCTAGTAAGTAGATATGATGAAGTGGACCATTGGAAATCAAAGGAGATCtatttcaagtttttgctaCGATGCCTCAAGTCTATCAAGATcaagttttttcattttgaaggAAACTACACAAAGGAATTCATTTTCTTGGTACAATTTTTACTTAAGAAAGCAAAGGTGTTGAAGAAGATGGTTATCATTGACGCACTGCCTACGCAAAATCCAACACCTGATATTCTACTTAAATTTCTAAGTGTGGCTCAAAAGTTGTTAAGCTTCCCTAGATCCTCTCCTCATGCAATAGTTATGTTCCCATATCcgtaa
- the LOC115983721 gene encoding F-box/LRR-repeat protein At3g03360-like, which produces MEEAESSASIHSFYDRYYSTNNSEEDEEENDDHRTKSRKHAPILEEGEDRISTLPDSALLSILSFLPTQEAIKTGVLSKRWAYLWTSVPSLSFVLEDPHSNGYYNKRFDGFTKVMDRMDDFISAVDHTLLLHRAPKLRDFSVRFNYEKDLKAHLDLWVRFATTAKVNQLSLHLSPPFDLDLRGYQLPQHLYANEFVSEFNFNFCKIFPNGLLHWSSLKHLCIGQSALCDDVIRKVLMGSPRLES; this is translated from the coding sequence ATGGAGGAGGCAGAAAGCTCTGCTTCTATCCACAGCTTCTACGACCGATACTATTCCACTAATAAttctgaagaagatgaagaagaaaatgatgatCATCGAACCAAAAGCCGCAAACACGCACCAATCTTAGAAGAAGGTGAAGATCGAATCAGCACCTTACCTGACTCCGCCCTCCTCAGCATCCTCTCCTTCTTGCCCACCCAAGAAGCTATCAAAACAGGCGTTTTATCCAAAAGATGGGCCTATCTTTGGACCTCCGTTCCCTCTCTCAGTTTCGTGCTCGAAGACCCTCACTCCAATGGATATTACAACAAACGCTTCGACGGTTTCACTAAAGTGATGGATCGCATGGACGATTTCATCAGTGCCGTAGATCACACCCTGCTTTTACACAGGGCTCCCAAACTCAGAGACTTCTCAGTTCGATTCAACTACGAGAAAGACCTAAAGGCTCACCTCGATCTTTGGGTTCGTTTCGCCACAACTGCCAAAGTAAACCAACTTAGTCTACATTTATCACCTCCTTTTGATCTCGATCTTCGCGGATACCAATTGCCTCAGCATCTCTACGCCAATGAGTTTGTTTCtgaattcaattttaatttctgcaaaattttcccTAATGGGTTACTACATTGGAGTTCACTCAAGCACTTGTGTATTGGGCAATCGGCCTTGTGTGATGATGTGATAAGGAAAGTGTTAATGGGTAGTCCTAGACTTGAATCCTAG